GTGTGGAATTAATGGCATAGTGGGTTTAGATAATACAAGTTTGTTAACTCAAACTATTACTGCAATGAATTTCGCTATTAAACACCGAGGTCCCGATGATAATGGTGTGTGGACGGAAGGTGCAATTGGTTTTGGTCATACTAGATTATCAATAATTGATTTATCTAGCTTAGGGCATCAACCAATGTTTTCTAATGATAGAAAACTTGTGCTTGTTTACAATGGCGAACTATACAATTTTAAGGAATTGAAATCTGAATTGCAGAGTAGTTACGCATTTAAAACAAACTCTGATACCGAAGTTATTCTTGCGGCTTATCAAAAATGGGGAGTAGATTGTTTGAAAAGGTTTGACGGCATGTTTGCATTTGCTCTTTATGATTATAACGATAATCAAGTAATTGTTGCTAGAGATAGACTCGGTGTAAAGCCTTTGTATTACAACTATTCCAATTCTACTCTTCTTTTTTCCTCTGAAATGAGGGCAATTTTAAAGAGTAATTTAGTAAAACGTAAAATCTACAAACCTGCGCTTGCAACTTATTTGCGATACCAAACGGTCTATTCGCCCGATACAATAATTGAAGGTGTAAAGATTCTTCCCGCAGGACATTTTATGGTGTTTAAAAATGCAACTTTACAAGTAACTAAATATTGGGATGTAACAACTATAGATACCAGTAGCTGTAAAGGGAAATCGTATGATGACATAACAACTGATATACGCAAACTGTTATTCGATTCTGTTGAGAAGAGATTGGTTGCGGATGTTCCTTTTGGGGCTTTTTTGTCCGGAGGTATTGATTCATCTGCGATTGTGGCTATAATGTCGAAACTGAATAAAGGAAAAGTAAAAACATTTTCTGTAGTTTTTGATGAGGCAAAATTTTCTGAGGCCAAGTATTCTCAGATTGTTGCAAATAAATATAAAACAGAACACCACGAAATTAATTTAACCGTTTCTGATTTTAAGAAAGAACTTCCTAATGCATTGGCTGCAATGGATTACCCAACCGGAGATGGCGTAAACTCATACGTAATTGCAAAAGCTACAAAAAATGCAGGAGTCTCAATGGCGCTATCCGGGATAGGAAGCGATGAATTATTTGCAGGATACGATGTATTCAGAAGAACAAAAAAAATTAATACTTATAATTGGGTTTCGACATTCCCCAATTTTTTAAAGAAGATAGCAGCTGCTTCTATTGCAAATTTAAAACCTTCTGTAGCCTCCGATAAATTTTCGGAACTTTTAATGGAGCCTAATTGGGATATTGATTCTATTTATAAATATTCTAGAAAAGTGCTTTCCGAAAAACAATTACAGGAAATGTCGTCTAATTTGTGGCAGGAGAAAAATTTGTTTGACGATAAAATGGATGCCATTTTGAGCGAGGAGTCATTGTCGCTGTTGAATGGAGAATACAATCTATCTAGAATTTCTTTATTGGAAATTGGTACATATTTGGAGAATGTGTTGCTTCGAGACACCGATCAAATGAGCATGGCACATGCTTTAGAAGTTCGAGAGCCATTTCTTGATTATAAATTGATGCAATATGTATTGGCTGTTCCCGATAATTATAAATATCCCGTTACTCCGAAGAAGTTATTAGTCGATTCGTTGTCTGATTTAATTCCTCTTGAAATAATTAATCGACCTAAAATGGGTTTTACTTTTCCTTGGAAAGAATGGATGAAAGGCGATTTGAGATTGTTTTGCGAACAGAGCTTGATTAGCTTAGGAGAAAGAGAATATTTTAATAAGAACTATTTAATGAATAGATGGAAACTTTTCTTAAACAATCATCCATCCGTTACTTGGTCAAGAATATGGTATTTGGTTGTGTTGGAAAATTGGATGAAACAAAATAATATTGAATAGCAAGAAGAACATATTGGTATGCATTGATTGGTATTTACCAGGTTACAAAGCCGGTGGTCCAATTCGATCTTGTGCAAATTTGGTTGGCTTTTTGTGTAAGGATTATAATTTTAAAATAGTTACTACTAATGTAGATTATAACGATACAGAGCCATATAAAACCGTAAAAGCGAATGAGTGGTTGCTACTAGAGCCCAATGTGCAAGCTTATTATTTTTCAAAAGATAAACTAACAACTACAAATGTTAGGGCACTGCTTAAAAAAACAGATTATGATATTTTGTACGTAAACGGAATATTTTCATTTTACTTTACAATTCTTCCATTGTTTTTTTCTAATAAAGTAAAGATTGTAGCTGTTAGAGGTATGCTGGCTCAAAGTGCATTGAAGATT
This region of Bacteroidota bacterium genomic DNA includes:
- the asnB gene encoding asparagine synthase (glutamine-hydrolyzing); its protein translation is MCGINGIVGLDNTSLLTQTITAMNFAIKHRGPDDNGVWTEGAIGFGHTRLSIIDLSSLGHQPMFSNDRKLVLVYNGELYNFKELKSELQSSYAFKTNSDTEVILAAYQKWGVDCLKRFDGMFAFALYDYNDNQVIVARDRLGVKPLYYNYSNSTLLFSSEMRAILKSNLVKRKIYKPALATYLRYQTVYSPDTIIEGVKILPAGHFMVFKNATLQVTKYWDVTTIDTSSCKGKSYDDITTDIRKLLFDSVEKRLVADVPFGAFLSGGIDSSAIVAIMSKLNKGKVKTFSVVFDEAKFSEAKYSQIVANKYKTEHHEINLTVSDFKKELPNALAAMDYPTGDGVNSYVIAKATKNAGVSMALSGIGSDELFAGYDVFRRTKKINTYNWVSTFPNFLKKIAAASIANLKPSVASDKFSELLMEPNWDIDSIYKYSRKVLSEKQLQEMSSNLWQEKNLFDDKMDAILSEESLSLLNGEYNLSRISLLEIGTYLENVLLRDTDQMSMAHALEVREPFLDYKLMQYVLAVPDNYKYPVTPKKLLVDSLSDLIPLEIINRPKMGFTFPWKEWMKGDLRLFCEQSLISLGEREYFNKNYLMNRWKLFLNNHPSVTWSRIWYLVVLENWMKQNNIE